In Spirosoma aureum, a single genomic region encodes these proteins:
- a CDS encoding hybrid sensor histidine kinase/response regulator: MVLIVDDRPENILPLKKILELHKFSVDTAESGEEALKKVLKTNYSVIILDVQMPGMDGFEVANAITGFSRSKDTSIIFLSAVNTEKKFITKGYTSGGVDYLTKPVDPDILVLKVKTLHRLYEQQQELRAVQDSLRNEVDVRKQAQEELADRIQELRLVLASLPQMAFTVATNGRIEYVNEHWFNYSANPTAFPQTHHDDDDIGNEWPIYLEKGIEFTREVRLKEIASGAYRYHLLRIIPIKQQDVIVRWVGTFTDIHPQKLAAELLEEQVATRTSELLLKNSELETTNHELQQFTWVVSHDLKEPLRKIQLLHDLIKEKYLKENPEAISYLDRSIRSSARLSGLIDDLLSYSQLAMPAVFKPTDLNKLIDEVLVDFDDTISKKKAVITVDKLPIIDTIPGRIRQVFQNLISNALKFSRQDVAPIITISAEIIESKRIDSEPAPSGNFCRFLVCDNGIGFDEKFLDRIFIIFQRLNNRTSYEGTGIGLAIAKKNIDKHNGLISAKSRVDEGTCFILILPVHQMNEPIAN; encoded by the coding sequence ATGGTTCTTATTGTCGATGATAGGCCAGAGAATATTCTTCCGCTAAAAAAGATTTTAGAGCTTCATAAGTTTTCAGTCGATACCGCAGAGTCAGGTGAAGAAGCGCTAAAAAAGGTTCTTAAAACAAATTATTCCGTTATTATCCTGGACGTACAGATGCCCGGAATGGATGGCTTTGAAGTAGCCAATGCCATAACGGGTTTTAGCCGGTCAAAAGACACATCAATCATTTTTTTGTCGGCCGTCAATACCGAAAAGAAGTTTATTACAAAAGGATACACCTCAGGCGGGGTCGACTATTTAACGAAACCGGTTGATCCTGATATTCTGGTCTTGAAAGTTAAAACACTGCATCGGCTCTACGAACAGCAGCAGGAGCTAAGAGCAGTTCAGGACTCCCTACGAAACGAAGTTGATGTAAGAAAGCAGGCGCAGGAAGAACTGGCAGATCGAATACAGGAGTTACGGCTTGTATTGGCTTCACTGCCACAGATGGCGTTTACGGTCGCAACCAATGGGCGGATCGAATATGTGAACGAGCACTGGTTTAACTACTCGGCTAACCCAACGGCTTTCCCCCAAACGCATCACGACGATGATGACATCGGCAACGAATGGCCAATTTATTTAGAAAAAGGAATTGAATTTACGCGCGAAGTTCGCCTGAAAGAGATTGCTTCCGGAGCGTATAGATACCATCTTTTACGAATCATACCCATAAAACAACAGGATGTCATCGTGCGATGGGTCGGAACATTTACGGATATACATCCACAAAAACTGGCTGCCGAGCTACTTGAAGAACAGGTTGCAACCCGGACAAGTGAGCTACTGCTGAAAAATTCCGAACTGGAAACCACAAACCATGAGCTTCAGCAATTTACCTGGGTTGTATCGCACGATTTAAAAGAACCGCTTCGTAAAATTCAGCTTCTTCATGACCTCATCAAAGAGAAATACCTCAAGGAAAACCCTGAAGCCATTTCGTACCTCGACCGATCAATCAGATCGTCGGCTCGTTTATCGGGGCTGATCGATGACCTACTGTCGTATTCGCAATTAGCGATGCCTGCGGTGTTCAAGCCGACCGATCTGAATAAGTTGATTGATGAAGTTCTGGTCGATTTTGACGATACTATTAGCAAAAAGAAGGCGGTTATTACTGTCGATAAGCTACCAATAATCGATACCATTCCGGGCCGGATCAGGCAGGTCTTTCAAAACCTGATCAGTAATGCGCTGAAGTTTTCCCGACAGGATGTTGCCCCGATTATTACAATTAGTGCAGAAATCATTGAGAGCAAGCGAATCGATAGTGAGCCGGCACCCAGCGGTAATTTTTGCCGCTTTCTGGTATGTGACAATGGGATCGGATTCGACGAAAAGTTTCTGGACCGAATCTTTATCATTTTTCAACGGCTCAATAACCGGACCAGCTACGAAGGCACTGGTATTGGGCTGGCCATTGCAAAAAAGAATATCGATAAGCATAATGGCCTCATTTCGGCCAAAAGCCGTGTGGATGAAGGAACTTGTTTCATCCTTATACTACCCGTTCATCAAATGAATGAGCCCATTGCTAACTAA
- the ftsH gene encoding ATP-dependent zinc metalloprotease FtsH, giving the protein MSENNNRNPLVPRGGPRKPNFQGWIVALLIAAILGITFFNKSSSTHEISQKRFERMVKEREVADVVVVNDKIAEVTLTQQAAQSPKYRTLFADKPYFGSSHGPHFQFQVASGESFKKDLDVLQQGVPDNEKIDFRFESRSDFGSIISTWGFLIVMILAMYFLLGRMSGAGGPGGQIFNIGKSKAALFDADNKVKITFNDVAGLDEAKEEIKEIVDYLKNPTKFTKLGAKIPKGALLIGPPGTGKTLLAKAVAGEAGVPFFSLSGSDFVEMFVGVGAARVRDLFKQAKEKAPCIIFIDEIDAVGRSRGRGSMPGANDERENTLNSLLVEMDGFATDSGIIILAATNRPDVLDSALQRPGRFDRQISIDKPDIVGREAIFRVHLKPIKLAADVDPKELAAQTPGFAGAEIANVCNEAALIAARSDKEAVDMKDFQDAMDRVIGGLEKKNKIISPEEKEIVAYHEAGHAVAGWFLEHADPLVKVTIVPRGVAALGYAQYLPREQYLYRTEQLMDEMCMALGGRAAEDLIFGKVSTGALSDLERITKLAYSMVTMYGMNDKIGNVSFYDSKQSDYAFNKPYSEETAKHIDEEVRKIVDIAYTRTKDLLAEHREALEIIAKELLEKEILYQNDLVRLIGKRPFERETVYQAYKNKGVAEALKEEIGKEAKPAETEPESLPL; this is encoded by the coding sequence ATGTCAGAAAACAATAATAGAAATCCGTTAGTGCCCCGGGGTGGTCCGAGAAAACCTAATTTTCAGGGGTGGATTGTTGCGCTGCTGATTGCTGCTATTCTGGGTATTACGTTCTTCAACAAAAGCTCTTCGACGCACGAGATTTCGCAAAAGCGTTTTGAGCGGATGGTGAAAGAACGTGAAGTTGCTGATGTAGTAGTAGTTAACGATAAAATTGCTGAGGTAACACTAACCCAGCAGGCAGCTCAAAGTCCGAAATACCGCACTCTTTTTGCCGATAAGCCCTATTTTGGGTCGAGTCACGGGCCTCATTTCCAGTTTCAGGTTGCCTCTGGTGAATCGTTCAAGAAAGATCTGGATGTATTACAGCAGGGCGTTCCTGATAATGAGAAAATCGATTTTCGATTTGAAAGCCGAAGCGACTTTGGCAGTATCATTAGTACCTGGGGCTTTTTGATCGTCATGATCCTGGCCATGTATTTTCTGCTGGGCCGGATGTCGGGCGCTGGCGGGCCAGGTGGTCAGATTTTCAATATTGGTAAATCTAAAGCCGCCCTGTTCGACGCCGATAACAAAGTGAAGATAACCTTCAATGATGTAGCGGGTCTGGACGAAGCCAAGGAGGAGATTAAGGAAATTGTTGATTACCTTAAAAATCCGACCAAGTTTACCAAGCTCGGTGCCAAAATTCCTAAAGGGGCTTTATTGATTGGCCCTCCAGGTACCGGTAAAACCCTGCTTGCGAAAGCCGTTGCCGGTGAAGCGGGTGTGCCGTTCTTCTCGCTGTCGGGTTCTGACTTTGTTGAAATGTTCGTGGGTGTTGGTGCTGCTCGTGTGCGCGACTTGTTCAAGCAGGCGAAAGAGAAAGCTCCCTGTATCATTTTCATTGATGAGATCGACGCAGTTGGTCGTTCGCGGGGTCGTGGCTCGATGCCGGGTGCCAACGACGAACGGGAGAATACACTGAACTCACTGCTGGTTGAAATGGATGGATTCGCTACCGACTCTGGTATCATTATCCTTGCCGCTACCAACCGTCCTGACGTACTTGACTCTGCCTTGCAGCGTCCGGGTCGTTTCGACCGTCAGATCAGTATCGATAAACCCGATATCGTAGGTCGTGAAGCTATCTTCCGGGTGCATTTAAAGCCAATTAAACTGGCCGCAGATGTTGATCCTAAGGAGCTCGCTGCGCAAACACCAGGCTTTGCCGGAGCTGAAATCGCCAACGTTTGTAACGAAGCAGCTCTGATTGCTGCCCGTAGTGATAAAGAGGCCGTTGATATGAAAGACTTCCAGGATGCGATGGATCGTGTTATTGGTGGTCTGGAGAAGAAAAATAAGATCATTTCTCCTGAAGAGAAAGAAATTGTCGCTTATCACGAAGCAGGGCACGCAGTAGCTGGCTGGTTCCTCGAACACGCCGATCCGCTCGTAAAAGTAACGATTGTTCCCCGTGGTGTTGCAGCACTCGGTTACGCGCAATACCTGCCACGTGAGCAGTATCTCTACCGTACCGAACAGCTAATGGACGAAATGTGCATGGCATTAGGCGGCCGGGCTGCTGAGGATCTCATCTTTGGTAAGGTTTCGACCGGTGCGCTGAGCGATCTGGAACGTATAACGAAACTGGCTTATAGCATGGTGACGATGTATGGTATGAACGATAAAATCGGTAATGTATCGTTCTACGATTCTAAACAGTCGGATTACGCATTCAATAAGCCTTACTCGGAAGAAACCGCTAAGCACATTGATGAAGAAGTCCGGAAGATTGTCGATATCGCGTATACCCGTACGAAAGACCTCTTAGCTGAACATCGTGAGGCTCTGGAAATCATTGCGAAGGAATTGCTTGAGAAAGAAATTCTGTACCAGAACGATCTGGTGCGTTTGATTGGCAAGCGTCCATTTGAGCGTGAAACGGTTTATCAGGCTTACAAAAATAAAGGCGTAGCTGAAGCACTGAAAGAAGAAATCGGTAAAGAAGCTAAACCTGCTGAAACGGAGCCTGAATCGCTTCCGCTCTAA
- a CDS encoding response regulator, producing MVKKRVLIIDDDARNIFALTATLKAKSFDCIACNSAQEALDLLKTDDTVDVILIDMMMPEMDGYEAIPRIKNIDKRRHTPIFAVTAQAMVGDREKCLQAGATDYIAKPVDVDRLLQLLLRV from the coding sequence ATGGTTAAAAAACGTGTATTAATCATTGATGATGATGCAAGGAATATTTTTGCATTAACTGCTACACTAAAAGCAAAATCATTTGATTGCATAGCCTGTAATAGTGCGCAGGAAGCACTCGATTTATTAAAGACCGATGACACGGTGGATGTCATACTGATCGATATGATGATGCCCGAAATGGATGGCTACGAAGCAATTCCCCGCATTAAAAACATTGATAAGCGACGTCATACGCCCATCTTTGCCGTTACAGCGCAGGCAATGGTGGGTGATCGGGAGAAGTGTTTACAGGCCGGGGCAACCGATTATATCGCCAAGCCTGTCGATGTGGATAGATTATTGCAACTATTGTTGCGTGTTTAA
- a CDS encoding metallophosphoesterase family protein — MTRIGLLSDTHSFLDPQIFTHFDKCDEIWHAGDVGAPSVTDQLRSFRPLRVVCGNIDQEASDLPSHLRFSLEDLDIWMTHIGGTPPRYNPIVRPNLQLNPPDIFICGHSHILKVVRDPVINRILFINPGAAGKTGFHQMRTAIRFTLDAGRILDMQVIELGKK; from the coding sequence ATGACCCGAATTGGACTGCTTTCTGATACGCATAGTTTCCTTGATCCGCAAATTTTCACTCATTTTGACAAATGTGATGAAATCTGGCATGCAGGCGACGTTGGTGCACCGTCGGTCACTGATCAGCTACGATCGTTCAGGCCGTTACGCGTTGTGTGTGGCAATATTGATCAGGAAGCGAGTGATTTACCCTCACACCTTCGATTTAGTTTAGAGGATTTGGACATCTGGATGACACATATTGGGGGTACTCCACCCAGGTACAACCCTATTGTCCGGCCCAATTTACAACTCAATCCACCAGACATTTTTATATGTGGTCACTCGCACATTCTCAAAGTTGTTCGCGATCCAGTTATTAACAGGATTCTCTTTATCAATCCCGGTGCGGCTGGTAAAACAGGATTCCATCAGATGCGAACAGCAATCCGCTTTACGCTCGATGCTGGCCGGATTCTGGATATGCAGGTGATTGAGCTTGGTAAAAAATAG
- a CDS encoding response regulator, with protein sequence MPRFSTSNSVIRQLQIVFSISIVLLVVSLFASYYSIQKLIANSQLVNHTNQVLIEAENIISYAKDAETGQRGYLITRDPTFLQPYNGAYEKVRGSYNTVNELTADNAIQQKTLVDIKSLYEAKFIQMQRVIDLTRRYSAFMKDTAARNDEMVRGKKIMDDLRALVNRVKTDESKILETRIQQQQIYITYTPFLLLVAAAISIMITISTYIRIKKDLDDRIANQLEAEAKYRETTERINVMEDITTDIAEGNYSVRSQDIRDDELGRIGNALNTMAAALESTFSDLNARNWLQTGTLTVSEAIRGERDLQKLAGNLITAINEYLNAPLGTVYIIDNASNFKLVGNYAANHAPTTVVSGEGLIGQAIKSKKTLIVHDLPESYLTVNSSLGSTSPASVIIAPLIYADVCIGAIEIGLLRKPEPLEISFLESNLDALAIGVNSALDYVKLQNFLEETQAQSEELQAQHNELENVNAELEAQAQKLQASEEELRVQQEELQQTNAELEERSVLLEEKNEEIQRKAEELEISTRYKSEFLANMSHELRTPLNSILLLSRLLSENNEDNLTSDQVDYAKVIQSSGNGLLGLIDEILDLSKIEAGQMKLEYLDVSVQEITDELQSLFGPLADEKHLEFKVDIAPTVPTVIETDKMRVGQILKNLISNAIKFTSAGSVTLTIKRSPLTDASLLLEVKDTGIGIPPEKQQLIFEAFQQADGSTKRKYGGTGLGLSISRELAKLLGGEISLTSKVNEGSTFTVQLPIANVHGAISAEPTYVSRSPEPAPIPAKEVEESEAVNQFISTVIPESIPDDRNTITATDKTILIIEDDTNFAKSLLDYSRKKGYKVIVAVRGDEGLRLASIYKPLGILLDIQLPIMSGWQVMDALKADQQTRHIPVHIMSSHKLKKESLLKGAIDFVDKPVAFEQMQEVFKKIEYVLNRTAKKVLIIEDNPKHAKALAYFLETFNINSELKSNITEGVEALKREEIECVILDMGIPDKKSYDTLEEAKKNPGLENLPIIIFTGKSLSMAEELKIKKYADSIIVKTAHSYQRMLDEVSLFLHLVDENKKSSGPQTNKKKLGALSQILTNKTVLIADDDVRNIFSLSKALENYKMNVITALDGKEALQKLQENPAIDLVLLDMMMPQMDGYETAKKIRENYQWKSLPIIAVTAKAMTGDRERCIQAGASDYITKPVDIDQLMSLLRVWLYERS encoded by the coding sequence ATGCCCAGGTTTTCGACATCAAATTCTGTGATAAGGCAACTGCAGATTGTTTTTTCGATCTCAATTGTTTTGCTGGTTGTCAGCCTTTTCGCTTCCTATTATAGCATTCAAAAGCTAATTGCAAACTCCCAACTGGTCAATCATACCAATCAGGTATTGATTGAGGCTGAGAATATAATTTCATATGCGAAAGATGCGGAAACTGGTCAGCGAGGCTATCTGATTACACGCGATCCCACATTTTTACAGCCCTATAACGGAGCTTATGAAAAAGTGCGTGGCAGTTATAATACAGTAAATGAACTGACCGCCGACAATGCTATACAACAGAAAACGCTTGTTGACATAAAATCACTCTATGAGGCAAAGTTTATCCAGATGCAGCGGGTCATTGACCTAACCAGACGCTATAGTGCCTTTATGAAAGATACAGCCGCGCGTAATGACGAAATGGTGCGCGGGAAAAAGATTATGGATGACCTCCGGGCGCTGGTTAATCGGGTAAAAACAGATGAATCGAAAATACTTGAAACACGTATTCAACAGCAACAGATTTATATTACATACACCCCTTTTCTATTACTGGTGGCGGCTGCGATCTCTATTATGATCACCATCAGCACCTATATACGGATTAAAAAGGATCTTGATGACAGAATCGCGAATCAGTTAGAGGCCGAGGCAAAATACAGAGAAACAACGGAGCGTATCAACGTGATGGAGGACATTACAACCGACATTGCGGAAGGTAATTATTCGGTGAGAAGCCAGGATATACGGGATGATGAGCTGGGAAGGATCGGTAATGCCCTCAACACGATGGCAGCCGCCCTCGAAAGCACATTTAGTGATTTAAACGCCAGGAATTGGCTGCAAACAGGGACGCTAACCGTAAGCGAAGCGATCCGTGGTGAGCGGGATCTACAAAAACTGGCGGGCAATTTGATAACGGCCATCAACGAATATTTGAATGCACCGCTAGGAACGGTTTACATTATTGACAATGCATCAAATTTTAAATTGGTAGGCAATTATGCCGCTAACCATGCTCCAACTACAGTTGTGTCGGGCGAAGGACTGATTGGGCAGGCCATCAAAAGTAAAAAGACGCTTATTGTTCATGATCTGCCCGAATCGTATTTGACTGTAAATTCTTCGTTAGGAAGTACGTCACCTGCTTCAGTAATCATCGCTCCCTTAATATATGCCGATGTATGCATAGGCGCGATTGAAATAGGGCTCTTACGAAAGCCTGAGCCATTGGAAATAAGCTTTTTAGAGTCAAATCTGGATGCGTTGGCAATTGGCGTAAATTCGGCGCTGGATTACGTTAAACTTCAGAATTTTCTGGAAGAGACACAGGCTCAGTCGGAAGAGCTTCAGGCTCAACACAATGAGCTTGAAAACGTCAACGCCGAACTGGAAGCTCAGGCGCAAAAACTTCAGGCTTCTGAGGAAGAATTGCGGGTGCAGCAGGAAGAGTTGCAACAGACCAATGCCGAACTGGAAGAACGAAGTGTACTGCTGGAAGAGAAAAACGAAGAAATTCAGAGAAAGGCCGAAGAACTGGAAATAAGCACGCGGTATAAGTCTGAGTTTCTGGCCAATATGTCTCATGAATTGCGTACACCACTCAATTCAATCTTACTCCTGAGCCGATTATTATCAGAAAACAATGAAGATAATCTGACATCGGATCAGGTCGACTACGCAAAAGTTATTCAATCTTCGGGCAATGGTTTGCTCGGATTGATCGACGAGATTCTGGATCTGTCGAAAATTGAGGCTGGTCAGATGAAGCTCGAATACCTCGACGTATCTGTTCAGGAAATAACCGATGAACTCCAGTCTTTATTCGGGCCGCTGGCTGACGAGAAACACCTGGAGTTTAAAGTCGATATAGCTCCGACCGTACCGACGGTTATTGAGACCGACAAGATGCGGGTCGGGCAAATCCTTAAAAATCTGATTTCCAATGCAATTAAATTTACGTCAGCGGGATCCGTTACGCTTACTATAAAAAGATCTCCACTGACCGATGCGTCATTGCTGCTGGAAGTAAAAGACACCGGAATTGGCATACCTCCCGAAAAGCAGCAATTGATTTTTGAAGCGTTCCAGCAGGCCGATGGGTCAACTAAACGGAAATATGGCGGAACGGGTCTCGGCCTGTCTATCAGCCGTGAACTGGCGAAACTACTGGGTGGAGAAATTTCGCTTACCAGTAAGGTGAATGAGGGAAGTACCTTTACGGTACAATTGCCAATCGCCAATGTACACGGAGCTATATCAGCCGAACCCACCTATGTAAGCAGAAGTCCGGAACCAGCTCCCATTCCGGCAAAAGAGGTAGAAGAATCTGAAGCCGTTAATCAATTTATCAGTACGGTCATTCCTGAATCGATTCCTGACGATCGAAATACGATAACGGCTACAGATAAAACAATCCTTATTATTGAGGACGATACCAACTTCGCCAAATCACTACTGGACTACTCACGTAAGAAAGGGTACAAAGTCATCGTGGCTGTCAGGGGTGACGAAGGGCTAAGGCTGGCCAGTATCTACAAACCACTGGGTATACTGCTAGACATTCAATTGCCGATTATGAGTGGCTGGCAGGTAATGGATGCCTTAAAAGCTGACCAGCAAACCCGACACATTCCAGTGCATATTATGTCGTCGCACAAGCTGAAGAAGGAGAGTCTCTTGAAAGGTGCCATTGATTTTGTTGATAAGCCGGTAGCTTTTGAACAAATGCAGGAGGTCTTTAAAAAAATTGAGTATGTTTTGAACCGCACGGCCAAAAAAGTGCTGATTATTGAAGATAATCCGAAACATGCCAAAGCGTTAGCGTATTTTCTGGAAACATTCAACATTAATTCCGAGCTGAAAAGCAATATAACTGAAGGAGTAGAAGCCTTAAAGCGGGAAGAAATAGAATGTGTTATTCTGGATATGGGCATTCCGGATAAAAAGTCATACGATACCCTCGAAGAAGCCAAAAAGAATCCAGGGCTTGAAAATCTGCCAATTATCATCTTCACCGGAAAAAGTTTGTCAATGGCTGAAGAATTGAAAATTAAAAAATATGCAGATTCAATTATCGTAAAAACGGCTCATTCGTACCAGCGTATGCTGGACGAAGTTTCACTTTTTCTGCACCTGGTCGATGAAAATAAAAAATCGTCAGGTCCGCAAACGAATAAAAAGAAACTTGGTGCTTTAAGCCAGATATTGACGAATAAAACGGTACTGATTGCTGATGATGATGTCCGGAATATCTTCTCGCTTTCGAAGGCACTGGAAAATTATAAAATGAACGTCATCACAGCGCTGGATGGTAAAGAAGCGCTCCAGAAATTACAGGAAAATCCGGCTATTGATTTAGTACTGCTGGATATGATGATGCCACAAATGGATGGTTATGAAACAGCTAAAAAAATTCGTGAGAATTATCAATGGAAATCGCTGCCTATCATTGCGGTAACGGCCAAAGCAATGACTGGTGATCGGGAGCGATGCATTCAGGCAGGCGCGTCAGATTATATAACGAAACCAGTTGATATCGATCAATTGATGTCTTTATTACGTGTCTGGCTTTATGAGCGGTCTTAA
- a CDS encoding alpha/beta hydrolase, whose translation MRLSRACYFAGVIAVAGSHWVSAQQAHVNLDWNPQKNTQNLVPFGANLVSPDVRDDHTVTFRLKAPDAKQILLTGGPILLALAAKDPIPFQKGNDGVWSLTVGPVKPDIYVYKFIIDGVTVPDPNNTLTGFADQPGYSNLVVHGDGPAYYDARPVPHGVVSRHIYHSEVLKGEREIYVYTPPGYTPKKKYPVLYLMGGSGELASTWSIDGRANFIADNLITEGKMVPMLIAMPNNQVVHRSDPKHTEQTFPLIEEELKKQIVPFIDKTYSTRADRKGRALAGLSMGGRHTQLVGLKNLDLFSSFGILSAGDLETETVSAAFLNDPAANQKVDYLLVGQGTGEVTTIGKRAVALHEALQKHQIKHDYYVGGVGAHDWGTWRHLLYYKLLPSLWQK comes from the coding sequence ATGAGACTAAGCAGGGCTTGCTATTTTGCTGGTGTAATTGCGGTAGCAGGAAGCCATTGGGTAAGCGCGCAACAGGCGCACGTTAATCTGGACTGGAATCCGCAAAAGAATACCCAGAATCTGGTTCCGTTTGGGGCTAATCTGGTTTCGCCCGACGTGCGCGACGATCATACAGTGACGTTCCGGTTAAAGGCACCTGATGCAAAGCAGATTTTACTTACTGGTGGTCCAATTTTGCTGGCTCTGGCGGCTAAAGATCCTATCCCATTTCAGAAAGGCAACGATGGGGTCTGGTCGTTGACCGTTGGACCGGTTAAGCCCGATATTTACGTGTATAAATTCATTATTGACGGGGTAACCGTACCTGATCCGAATAATACCCTGACGGGCTTTGCCGATCAGCCAGGCTACAGCAATCTGGTCGTTCATGGCGATGGCCCGGCTTATTACGATGCACGTCCTGTACCGCATGGAGTCGTAAGTCGTCATATATATCATTCTGAAGTGCTTAAAGGCGAACGCGAAATCTACGTGTACACTCCGCCTGGTTATACCCCGAAAAAGAAATACCCGGTACTTTATCTCATGGGCGGAAGTGGTGAACTGGCATCGACGTGGAGTATTGACGGGCGGGCCAATTTCATTGCCGACAATCTGATTACTGAGGGTAAAATGGTACCAATGCTGATTGCGATGCCCAATAATCAGGTCGTGCACCGAAGCGATCCGAAGCATACTGAACAGACATTTCCCCTGATCGAAGAAGAGCTTAAAAAGCAGATTGTGCCCTTCATCGATAAAACCTATAGTACGCGTGCTGATCGAAAAGGCCGGGCATTGGCCGGTTTGTCGATGGGTGGTCGGCACACGCAGTTAGTAGGGCTTAAAAATCTGGATTTGTTTAGCTCGTTCGGTATTCTGAGTGCAGGCGATCTGGAAACAGAGACTGTCAGCGCTGCTTTTCTGAACGATCCAGCAGCGAATCAAAAAGTTGACTACCTCTTGGTAGGGCAGGGTACAGGCGAAGTGACTACGATAGGAAAGCGGGCGGTTGCGCTACACGAAGCCCTGCAAAAACACCAGATCAAACACGATTATTACGTGGGGGGCGTAGGTGCGCATGATTGGGGAACCTGGCGACATTTGTTGTATTACAAGTTACTGCCCAGCTTATGGCAAAAGTAA
- a CDS encoding fatty acid--CoA ligase, translating to MIQTKLIPRTTEAFEPPMLIKNLLAESLKYEPHREIVYRDLFRMNYVEFNRRVRRLANVLTGLGVKPGDTVAVFDWDSHRYLECFFGVTSIGAILHTVNVRLSPAQILYTMNHAQDKVVLMHEDFLPILNAVKDQLTTVETFVLISDKVYTDLNAIGQVPAGFSGEYEALLRDVSDHYDFPDFNENTWATTFYTTGTTGNPKGVYFSHRQLFMHTMGLLTYLIGYEALPFKSRTDVYMPITPMFHVHAWGFPFLATLMAAKQVYPGKYEPAMLCKLIVTEGVTLSHCVPTILNMIVNSPLAQQYQDNFSRWSVLIGGSALTKGLARAALNLGINVTAGYGMSETAPILSVVYLNDTERALPLDEQVEFRTRAGRIAPFVEARLVDEDGQFLPHDGETLGEIVVRTPWTTQGYYNDPERGAELWRGGWLHTGDVASITPDHWIMVADRTKDVIKTGGEWVSSLDMEDALSQVEGVAESAVIGLPDDRWGERPHALIVQKPGYNLTTEGIKAGLQSRIDRGELHKWYMPDRILFVPEIPKTSVGKIDKKRIRSEMKEQILS from the coding sequence ATGATCCAGACGAAATTGATTCCCCGCACTACCGAGGCTTTTGAGCCACCCATGCTTATAAAAAACCTATTGGCAGAGTCGCTTAAGTATGAACCGCACCGTGAAATTGTTTACCGGGATTTATTCCGAATGAACTATGTCGAGTTTAACCGGCGCGTTCGACGGCTGGCTAATGTACTGACGGGTCTTGGGGTTAAACCGGGCGATACAGTTGCGGTATTCGACTGGGATAGTCATCGGTATCTTGAGTGCTTTTTCGGTGTGACAAGCATAGGAGCCATCTTGCATACGGTTAACGTACGGCTCTCACCCGCTCAGATTCTGTATACGATGAACCATGCACAGGATAAGGTCGTGCTGATGCATGAAGATTTCCTGCCCATTCTAAACGCGGTAAAAGATCAGCTAACAACCGTCGAGACGTTTGTTCTTATCAGCGATAAAGTCTATACGGACCTTAATGCGATTGGACAGGTTCCGGCTGGGTTTTCAGGTGAATATGAAGCGTTACTCAGAGACGTATCTGATCATTATGACTTCCCGGACTTCAATGAAAATACCTGGGCGACAACGTTTTATACGACTGGTACAACCGGCAATCCGAAAGGAGTTTACTTTTCCCACCGGCAGTTGTTCATGCATACGATGGGCTTGCTTACGTATCTGATTGGCTATGAAGCATTACCGTTCAAATCACGCACCGACGTGTACATGCCCATTACGCCCATGTTTCATGTACATGCCTGGGGATTCCCGTTTCTGGCCACACTTATGGCAGCAAAACAGGTTTATCCGGGTAAGTATGAACCGGCTATGCTTTGCAAATTGATTGTTACAGAAGGCGTTACACTTTCCCACTGTGTTCCAACCATTCTGAATATGATTGTCAATAGCCCGCTTGCACAACAATATCAGGATAACTTTAGCCGCTGGAGCGTACTGATCGGTGGGTCGGCATTGACAAAAGGCCTGGCCAGAGCTGCTCTGAATTTAGGCATTAACGTGACGGCAGGCTATGGCATGTCCGAAACAGCTCCTATCCTATCCGTCGTTTACTTAAACGATACCGAACGGGCCTTGCCATTAGATGAACAAGTTGAGTTTCGCACGCGTGCGGGTCGAATTGCACCATTCGTAGAAGCACGGTTAGTAGACGAAGACGGTCAGTTTTTGCCCCATGATGGCGAGACGCTAGGTGAAATTGTTGTACGAACCCCCTGGACAACGCAAGGTTACTACAACGACCCCGAACGGGGGGCCGAGTTATGGCGCGGTGGCTGGCTCCATACCGGCGACGTAGCCAGTATAACACCCGATCATTGGATTATGGTAGCCGACCGAACCAAAGATGTTATCAAAACAGGTGGTGAGTGGGTATCATCACTCGATATGGAAGATGCTTTATCGCAGGTAGAGGGCGTAGCCGAATCGGCTGTCATTGGCCTGCCCGACGACCGCTGGGGCGAACGACCACATGCGCTCATCGTGCAGAAACCCGGCTACAATCTGACTACAGAAGGGATCAAAGCAGGTTTACAGTCCAGAATCGATCGTGGTGAATTGCATAAATGGTATATGCCCGACCGAATATTATTTGTGCCCGAAATTCCAAAAACGAGTGTAGGCAAGATTGACAAGAAGCGTATCCGGTCAGAAATGAAAGAGCAGATACTTTCCTAA